From a single Schistocerca piceifrons isolate TAMUIC-IGC-003096 unplaced genomic scaffold, iqSchPice1.1 HiC_scaffold_2166, whole genome shotgun sequence genomic region:
- the LOC124742162 gene encoding ubiquitin-conjugating enzyme E2-17 kDa-like: MSTPARRRLMRDFKRLQEDPPTGISGAPTENNIMLWHAVIFGPHDTPFEDGTFKLTLEFTEEYPNKPPTVRFLSKLFHPNVYADGGICLDILQNKWSPTYDVSAILTSIQSLLSDPNPNSPANSMAAQLFKENRREYEKRVKSCVEQSFLDT, encoded by the coding sequence ATGTCTACGCCTGCCAGACGACGTCTGATGAGGGATTTTAAGCGCCTTCAAGAGGATCCGCCAACTGGTATTAGTGGGGCTCCTACTGAAAATAACATTATGCTTTGGCATGCTGTCATTTTTGGGCCACACGACACTCCTTTCGAAGATGGAACATTCAAGCTGACATTGGAATTTACCGAAGAGTACCCAAACAAGCCGCCCACAGTGAGATTTCTTTCGAAATTGTTTCATCCAAATGTTTATGCGGATGGAGGCATCTGTTTGGACATCTTGCAGAATAAGTGGAGCCCGACATATGATGTGTCTGCTATTCTGACATCAATCCAATCACTATTAAGTGATCCCAATCCGAACTCTCCAGCAAATTCAATGGCAGCTCAGCTTTTCAAGGAAAATCGACGAGAATACGAAAAGCGTGTGAAGTCATGTGTGGAGCAAAGCTTTTTGGACACGTAA